Genomic segment of Alcanivorax borkumensis SK2:
CCTCCCATGGCGCGGGTGAGCACTTGCCGGTTTGCGCCGATTCGGCGGCTGTGATCGCGAGTCAGGCATTCTAGCCTGTTGTGACGCATGCGCCATACGCGGGAATCGCCAACCTGAAAAATGTGCGCGGTGCGCGAGCGTAAAATCAGCAAAGAAAGTGTACAGAGATGGCTGTCGCCAGCCAGTGTCTGGCGACATAACCAACGGTTCAGGGCTTCCAGTACACGTTGCGCAGAGCGCGGTACGCTCCATAACGATGGAGTGGCGTAGTAATCATTGATAAAACCCAGCACGCAGGACTCTGCTGCCTCTCGAGCGGCACCGGCACTGGATAGGCCGTCTGCCAGGGCTGCGACAATGCCTTTGGTGCGCAGCAGTGACCCTTCCGGTACCTGCATAGCCAAGGCATCTTGGTTGTGCAGCTTGGGGCCGCTGTCACTGAATTGCCCGATCCGTACGCGGGGGTGCAACTCGGGTTCGACCATGGTGTCGGCGTTGCCAGCGGGGCCGGTGGACACTTCCATTCTTGTGCTCCTATACCGATAGCGTGTTGTGAGCGGTGGTCCGAGCAAACAGGAGTTCCCGCGTGCCCGGACTCAAAGGGTGTCATCAACTCACTTTGATGAGCTGCACTTCGCCTTTTTCATCAATTTCTGCAATGTGACCTTTGGGTTCATCTAGGAATTGTACGGCGGCCAAGGCAACGGCGGCACTGGCGGCAATGACCAGAAAGAAAGTAGACGGTTCCACGAAGGTCAGCACGGTAAGGAAAATCACCGCACCCGCATTGCCATAGGCGCCTACCATGCCGGCAATTTGGCCGGTGAGGCGACGTTTAATTAACGGTACGGTGGCGAAGACCGCGCCTTCGCCAGCTTGAACGAAGAAGGAACAGCACATGGTGGCAATAACGGCTAGGGCGATGGGCCAGGTGCCGGAGATCTGGCTCATCAGGCCATAACCTACCATCAACCCGCACAACAGGATGGCCAAAGACTTTTTGCGGCCGAATTTGTCCGATACCCAGCCGCCGCCGGGCCGTGCAACCAGATTCATGAACGCATAACCGGATGCCAGCAGGCCAGCGGTAACCGCAGACAAGCTGAACGTATCACTGAAGAAAAGCGGCAGCATGGAAACCACCGCTAGTTCAGAGCCAAATGTCACCATGTAAGACAGGTCGAGAATGGCCACTTGTTTGAAACTGTAGCGATCGTGCTCGGCAACGCCTTCTTTCAAGTGGTCGCGATTCACGCGCCAGGCTTGGCCTAACTGCACAATCGCAAGGCTGATAATCAACGCCGCCAGTAGAATTTGGGTAGTCCCCCCGAACAGATCAAGATTGGTTGGCCCAAGGCGCCAGACAATAACCAGCAGGGCAATATAAAGTGGCAGGCTCATCAAGAGATAAAAGAACAGATCTTTTCGCGTGCTGACTTCAAGAGCGCTGGCTTTCTTGGGTTTGAAGTAGGAGGAGCCAGCGGGAGTATTGCGGGCGAACCACAGGAAAAAGATACCGTATAGCATTGCTACCGCACCGGTGCTGGCAACGGCCCAGCGCCAGCCGTTTTCGCCCCCAAAAAGCATGGCGATGGTTGGTAAAGTAATCGCTGCTGCTGCAGAACCAAAGTTACCCCAGCCGCCATAAACGCCTTCTGCTAGGCCGACTTCCCGGGCAGGAAACCATTCACTAATCAGGCGAATGCCGACCACAAAGCCAGCGCCAACAAAGCCCATAAGCAAACGTGTAACGGCCAGTTGTTCAAAGGTAGTGGATAGGGCGAATGCCCAGCAGGGGAAGGCCGCCAGTATCAGCAGCAGACCAAACACCCGGCGTGGCCCGAAGCGATCGACCAGGGAGCCAATAACCACCCGGGCCGGGATGGTCAATGCCACGTTAAGGATCAACAATGCTTTGACCTGTTCCGCGCTCAAGTCGAAAGCCTCGCGAAGGTGCCCCATTAATGGGGCGTGGGAAAACCACACCACAAAGGTAATAAAGAAGGCAACCCAGCTTAGGTGCAGTAACCGTATACGAGGCTGGGACAGGTTCAATAGATTCAGGTTTTGAGCGCTCATGAAATCTCCATGCATGGGCGATTAACGATAAGAGAGCCTGAGCAACTCCTGTGCCATGTGATTAAGTTCATGTTTTTAATAGAGTATTTCTTGGTAGAGAGAGGCGATTAGAAAATATGTGCGCAAAAGGGGAGCGTTTTTGGGTCAATACGGTGCACAAGAAAGTGCCTTTTTCTCGTGCACCGGCGCATTAAAAGAAAGCAGGGCTTTTGTTATTACTTGATAAAAAAGGAAATAACCTTATTTATTTCAATGGGTTAGTTAGTTGGCATAAGGCTTGCTGTAGTGGTGGTGTCAGTTACGCACCGCGAGGGTGAGCCTTATGGCAAAGCAACAACTTCTTCTGATCGGCCACGGGATGGTCGGACAACGTTATCTAGAGTCTCTGGTAGCCCTGGGTGGCCGAGAGCACTTTGATATTACGGTACTGTGTGCCGAGCCGCTGCCGGCCTATGACCGAGTAGGGCTGACCAGTTATTTTTCCGGCAAGACCGCCGACGACCTGTCGCTAGTGCCGGAAGGGTTTTTCGAAGAGCACGGCATCACGCTGAAACTTAACACCAAGGTCAACGCGATTGATCGCGCGGGCAAAACGGTCACCACCAATACGGGTGAAACCCTGCCTTACGACAAGGTCGTGCTGGCCACCGGCTCCTATCCTTTCATCCCGCCGATTCCCGGCAACGACCGCGACAACTGCTTTGTGTACCGCACCATTGATGACCTGGATGCCATGATTGCTGCCAGCAAGAACGGCAAGGTGGGCGCCGTGGTCGGTGGAGGGTTGCTGGGTTTAGAAGCGGCTAAGGCGCTTCATGACTTGGGGCTTGAAACGCATGTGGTGGAATTCGCTCCCCGGCTGATGGCGGTGCAAGTGGATGATTTTGGCGGCGGCTTGCTGAAAGACAAGATTCAGGAGCTGGGTGTCACCGTGCACACTAGCACCGGTACACAAGATATTGTCGACGGTGAAACCTGCACTCATCGAATGAACTTCGGTGACGACAAGTATTTGGAAACCGATGTCATTGTTTTCTCCGCCGGGATCCGTCCTCAGGACGAATTGGGCAGGGCTTGTGAGCTGGCCATCGGCGAGCGCGGCGGCATTGTGGTCAATAACCAATGTGTCACTTCCGACGAGCATATTTATGCGATCGGTGAAGTGGCGCTATGGGAAGGGCGCATTTTCGGGCTGGTGGCGCCGGGTTACCAGATGGCAGAAGTGGCCGCAGAACATCTGATAGGAAAAGCAGAAAAGCAGTTTGCCGGTGCGGACATGAGCACCAAGCTGAAGCTGATGGGCGTGGATGTGGCATCCATCGGAGATGCTCACGGCAGCACGCCGGGCTGCCGCAGTACCGTGTTTATGGATCAAACCGCGGGTATCTACAAAAAAGCGGTGATCAGCGCGTGTGGCAAGAAACTGTTGGGTGCGGTGTTGGTGGGTGATGCTGCCGATTACGGTAACTTGTTGCAACTTTGCCTGAATGAAATGGACTTGCCCGGTGATCCGGCGGCCCTGGTGGCACCGGTGTCGGACGGCGCGCCTCTGCTGGGCGCCGATGCATTGCCCGATTCGGCGCAGATTTGTTCCTGTAATAACGTCTCCAAGGGCGACCTGTGTGCGGCCATCGACGATGGCGCCCAGACCGTGGGTGACTTGAAAGCTTGCACCAAGGCATCGGCTACCTGTGGGGGTTGCTCCGCGCTGGTGAAACAGGTGCTGGATAGTGAGCTGGAAAAACGCGGTGTGGAAGTGAACAACCATCTCTGCGAACACTTTCCGTATTCCCGTCAAGAAATCTATCACCTGGTACGCGTCGGCCAGATCACCACTTTTGATGCCTTTCTGGAAGCCCATGGTAGCGGCGATGGTTGTGACATCTGTAAACCGACCGT
This window contains:
- a CDS encoding NarK family nitrate/nitrite MFS transporter → MSAQNLNLLNLSQPRIRLLHLSWVAFFITFVVWFSHAPLMGHLREAFDLSAEQVKALLILNVALTIPARVVIGSLVDRFGPRRVFGLLLILAAFPCWAFALSTTFEQLAVTRLLMGFVGAGFVVGIRLISEWFPAREVGLAEGVYGGWGNFGSAAAAITLPTIAMLFGGENGWRWAVASTGAVAMLYGIFFLWFARNTPAGSSYFKPKKASALEVSTRKDLFFYLLMSLPLYIALLVIVWRLGPTNLDLFGGTTQILLAALIISLAIVQLGQAWRVNRDHLKEGVAEHDRYSFKQVAILDLSYMVTFGSELAVVSMLPLFFSDTFSLSAVTAGLLASGYAFMNLVARPGGGWVSDKFGRKKSLAILLCGLMVGYGLMSQISGTWPIALAVIATMCCSFFVQAGEGAVFATVPLIKRRLTGQIAGMVGAYGNAGAVIFLTVLTFVEPSTFFLVIAASAAVALAAVQFLDEPKGHIAEIDEKGEVQLIKVS
- the nirB gene encoding nitrite reductase large subunit NirB yields the protein MAKQQLLLIGHGMVGQRYLESLVALGGREHFDITVLCAEPLPAYDRVGLTSYFSGKTADDLSLVPEGFFEEHGITLKLNTKVNAIDRAGKTVTTNTGETLPYDKVVLATGSYPFIPPIPGNDRDNCFVYRTIDDLDAMIAASKNGKVGAVVGGGLLGLEAAKALHDLGLETHVVEFAPRLMAVQVDDFGGGLLKDKIQELGVTVHTSTGTQDIVDGETCTHRMNFGDDKYLETDVIVFSAGIRPQDELGRACELAIGERGGIVVNNQCVTSDEHIYAIGEVALWEGRIFGLVAPGYQMAEVAAEHLIGKAEKQFAGADMSTKLKLMGVDVASIGDAHGSTPGCRSTVFMDQTAGIYKKAVISACGKKLLGAVLVGDAADYGNLLQLCLNEMDLPGDPAALVAPVSDGAPLLGADALPDSAQICSCNNVSKGDLCAAIDDGAQTVGDLKACTKASATCGGCSALVKQVLDSELEKRGVEVNNHLCEHFPYSRQEIYHLVRVGQITTFDAFLEAHGSGDGCDICKPTVANVLASCWNDWVLNKPHAGLQDTNDYFLGNMQRDGTYSIVPRVAGGEITPDKLIVLGEVAKQYDLYTKITGGQRVDLFGARVEQLPEIWKILVDAGFETGHAYGKSLRTVKSCVGSTWCRYGVKDSVGTAIQVEDRYKGLRSPHKIKMAVSGCTRECAEAQSKDVGVIATEKGWNLYVCGNGGMRPRHADLFASDLTDEQLIKTIDRFLMFYIKTADRLQRTSVWLENLEGGLDYLKDVILNDSLGMGDELEAQMQHVIETYQCEWKSTIENPEAVKRFNHFINDTAEADDNLTYVRERGQRRPAYEHERIELVEEA